The genomic stretch GGGATAATATACATTTAAGGGGTAATTTTCTAACAATACAACAACATTACACctgaaaatctaaaaaaaacccCAATGAAACACCCCCCCCCAAAAGGTTGATGCACACAGTAtttaatgtgtttaataaactttaaGAGTTGTCGGAAGCTTGGTAACTATTATGTTGGAGTTGAGCAACCATGGTGTAGTTCGCTTATGGTCTAAACCAGAGTCGTATAATAAGAGAGTTACGAAACGCTTTGATCTCGCCGCTGCGCGGTCACGTGATTCATGTAACGTTCTACAGTTCCAAACCAAGCAGGGCTGTCCATCTGTTTGCATAGGTCTTCAGCTATTTTAGGTAAATATTAGCTTGTAATGTGAATTGATCACTATACTTACTATGTTTATAAcgtttttttactttgtttataacgtttttttactagggagtgatggaaatacagtaaatcagttaataaagataaacagttAATGGTGACCCAAATACAACTGTGGTTATCTATACCAACTACAGCAACacagtttatcttttatttttgtagcaaaaatatggctatataaatggctatcagtctgctaaaaacataattcctacacttttaccatattaaaatcacaaaaagatCGCCAACGcggttatttgtaacagtgaagcataacagaaacacactaaattcatatttaattgtatttatagtacacattaaatgttaatataattatacatgattttcgaggatacatcactcgtattacttaccaaacacaatgaaacacatagcAGCATTGTGAAGCAGTGTGACTTATGAGGCATTAGCTTGTTGCTGTTGCCCCCTAGTGGTAGtcgtaatatataaaaaaagagaagtataaagtagatggccaccaccagtaataaaatatgaaaccattcaatctatattattcacacattaaacacaactcattaaaatataaaaattgtactagttattattaacgataatcattacctacaggctacagcagagttcataaaatatcactgttgactatattcataaaatatctgaaaatgtaaagaaaaatggtaatttcatcgatttaccagcaggtgccattgaaatgaatgggcttcagtGCTGCGTTTGTAACTATTCGTCACTCCATGACACGCTGTTACTTCCGCATTCCATTCTTACAACGGACGTCTATGTGAGTGTCGTAACTCTCTTATTATACGACTTTTAAAAACTCATCCCGCCCCTCTGTGCTACCTGATCCCTCCCACCGGGAAACGACCTGAACAACGTCACTCAGTCAAGCTGTGATCACCGGTAGTAAACATCGGAACAGAGATTTACCGAGCAGTAAACTAAACAAATAAAGCCTTGAAGGAATGAACACTTACAATTATGATTGATTGACGTCATTTACTTTCACAACAACGTTTGGCATACGTTTCCCCTCCTGAGCGTCGTTTCCCCTGGTCAAAAGTGCAACCTAGCGCACATTAATTGCACAATAATTATTAGTTAGTATTGCTAAAGTTTTGAGTAATTGTTAAGCGCATCTTGTTCAAATTCCGATCGTCTCGAAAAGAAACCCGCTATTGAAATTCAAGCACTTCAagaaatataattactttgacccgtgatagGCGATGCTAAATGGCTAACATTccaatgccgaccggcagcatgagcatgttgtcagactgataaaagatatttatgtaacacctcacaccataaaagtataaataaatgcattcctGCTCAACAAAAAGTCTGCCGTGTCAACGTCGGCTTTCAGTCCCATATCTCCCTGAAACTTCCTCCAACGGTCAATGGCGGACCCTATATTAATTCGATCCGGCGTTTGAGTCTCCGCATCGCTGCTCTTTCCTCTACAGACTTTCTCTTTCTTCCAACCTTGACTGTAGGGACAAGCAGGGGCCGCTTGCTGCTGTCGGTTTGTTTTTTCTCCATTTGTGAGCTGTTGCTACTTCGCTAGCTgccatacactgtcagaaatgtCATGTCGCAGGCAATGGGCGGGGTGGGGTGCGATGGGGTGGAGACACGATTGCAAGGTTGAGTTTTAAGTGGAGCGGGGATTGGATGAGAGCAGTCGACCAATGTAAGCTGTCCGACCGGACAGCTTACATTGGTCAACTTCTCTGCCGCTGTACACCCAATAGAGTGAATGgattttttcattcttttttctctgcatattgttaggattttactgtagaaccataaccagcatctaaacgaggttattaatattgaaaattttTAAAATCGTAGACCATAgttttaagaaaaaacatttaacatCTATATTTCctctattatccactagatggtgctCTTAACCAACTTATAAAAATTTGATCTGAAGCATCATCTAATGAAAAACATACGaaactcagtgtatgttttgatcattacTCTCTAATAAAGTCCtttataaaaaatgcaattatttaaactttatgatcaaattcaattcaattcaattcaattcaattttatttatatagcgcttttcacaatttggtaattgtatcaaagcagctttacataatagatgcagtgaaaagcacagaaaatcgacagatagcacaacataataaacgatagcacaagcagttaaatttgctacggctataaatcaacattataaacaaacgtattactaatgtaacgtatagaagttaagcccaaaaaggctgcctccccgggttgaaaaaccccctaggagaaaaaaaacccgtaattttagccggggaagtaaaaaaagtcataggaggaaaaaacccttgggaggtatatatatatatatatatacacattgaaacggaaggagactgagcggagattaagcggagattaagcgggttctgccggtggtctttggtcaggcatcagctggacatcacgttgaagaacagctagtagatcagttgtgtgccgactttcacatgtaccggaactggatctgtttgtctcgtcctcgggatcaaggacgagacagggagagagacacaaaatcttattaaatGTACCTAATGTGGTATTTTAGAAGAAACCTACCCCAGGtaataaaactgaacaaatgaagatagaatGATGTTTTTccagttttttgtttgtttatttgtttgtttgaaagcagaggatctgtttTTCAcctgatatattgtatgtttatatatttatagaatatttttttttctggaaggtattttgtgaaactttagtgaaaatcacaaaaaatgatagcaggcaacttaaaaaaatgctggcgtgGAAAGGGttaaaataatcataataaaCAGTATCAAAAACAGCGCATATAAATTAGCACTaggctgcctctctctctctctctctctctctctctctctctttctctctctctctctctctctctcggaaGTTAGACTATAGAGCtgcgggcaggcataagatttaagAAGTTATtcaaacacatttgagaagaaaagCGCAGGAACTcaaaaagatttgtttgtttcacaATTAGACCAATGCCAATTaaatggcacttaaaatggtccCCCTTATGATTttgagccaagaaccacttttagtgctatttagcaccgtttgtttttagagtatatacagtatatatatcaAGGATATGAGTAGTTTGTTGCACtgctttaaatttttaaaaagttttttaaaacgtTGATCTCCCCTCTTTTATGTAGACTACCGGACAAGAGTAATTTCACACTTCACacattcttgccagtgtaataaTTTCcgaaaaataaactttaaacatATAGCACTGCAAGCTTCTCGTTTCTAATGAAATGAtggttgggttgtttcaaatcCGTTACTCTTATTCTATCCAATTGCACTTGAAACTAGAAATTGTTTTGACAGAATGTTTGTGCAAATCATAATTTCAGACATTGGGCAATGAGGTTGTTCCAGTGGTTTAAATAGAGGAACTAACTTTAGAATCTATAAAACAATCTGCGATTAGCCATTAAAAGCTATCGAAtgtaaaacaaactaaatattgcTGCGTGTTTGATTGTGTATATAAATGATTTTCTTTTCATTAAAGGATATTTTTCCTTACATAGATAAGGTTGAGGACAATAAAAATATGAGGAACTTCATAACTGTTTATAGAGGAGTTTGGGTACCGTATGTTAAAGAGTACATTTACTAAAGGGGCTGAAAATCTATTACTGTATGATGAATACCTGACTTTATTGACTCAAATGGAAAAGCAAACAATTAGTACAATTTATACAAATGTAGTGCACTCAGTTAGAAGAGAAGAAACATAGACATGCCTTAATGTGTAAACACAGAGGTCAAACAACTCTGACTCTTTGAACTGATAAGCTGGCTCTTTTAATATAACTTTTTGATTTTACACATGCATGCCTAAAGGTGTGACAAATCAGTTCTAATAATCCAATATGCAATTCAATGACAATGAACCAAGCACcaattaatttttatgtaaGGACCTATAGCAGAAACTATAGAAGTTAGATCAAGTTGAATTGCAGAGACCTAATGCTTGAATAAATGTTTGTTCTAGTCTACAGCAGCATAGGAAAAACTGTTGGGCATACAgtatatgtttatttaacataatttaaagtcTAATGGTGAGCTGAAACTCAGTTGCACTCAGTTTACATGAATCTATAGACGTTTCATCAgaagcacgtgatacacgtctggatccgaactttacttctggattaatttttttaatggtctgactagttgctaaactgatctcttgaacaaatgcctcgtcgaaaataacaaatgttttggtaatctatgtgttgttttttttgcttgttatataaataaactatgtttaaagaactttgttgttatttattcttagtggagttttccagaagttacgtgcagaccgcgacagccgcttgtttatgttgttactgctgaaatggTCTATAGTCACAATATACATACATTTTCTTGTAAATGGCTTTAGTAAAAATAcacttgttttttaatgtttcaaTAATGgggatttttttgcattttatgcAAACTTTAACCATCTATCAAATTCAATAATATGGATGAACAGATGTATCTTTGACTAATGCACATACTATGATATAAGGGTGTTAAAAATCCTGACATGTACTGTACTGTTTCTGTAGTGATATATATCATTGACATTATGTAGGTGTCCGAACAGAATACATTCCcatttaagtgttttaatggCTTATAGATAACATAGTACTTTGTCTGATGTGTCTTGACGGAAGGGTGTGGAGAACTCCTTGCCCCCAAATCAAACATTTTACCTCTGTTTTACAAGAGATATGAGGAAACCATGAGATCTCACCATTAGCACACATCTCATGTAAAGgacaaaaaaaaatgacatcagCACAGGTATAAACACCAAAGGTAAAGTGTCTCCTCCCTTTCGTTGCACATGAGGTGCCTTCCACTTTACCGATCTACTGTACATACCTGAAACTGAACACCATCTGCCAGACAGAGAGAGACGTATCGAATTTAAAGCAGGTAAGAGAGATGACAAcatttaaacatattatttaaaatggcaTCACATATGAACTATAATGAATCTATAACTGATAAAACCTAAATACACTTAATTTAGGTAAAACCATATGCCATATGTTGAAATACGtgttttgaaatgtttgattATCGTCAGCAACTgcatcaatttttttatttcataataGTGATGTCATATCGGACAGAAACAATCAATTCTCAGCCTCAAGTGGTTACCAGTTTCACCACCTCCTCTGCTTCAGCAGAATGGAGCTCCAGTATTTGTGACTGCTGTGACAATTGTGGCATCTGTGAGTGTGTTTATTAAAAGGAGATTAAATAATGTCAAAGCTGATTAGagatgaataaaaataaatgtacattctGACCCTGGTTTTCTCCCAGGTCTTTGTGGTACTTTTATTCCCTGCATCTTGGGTTGTAAGGTGGCACAGGATCATGGTGAAAGCTGCTGTTTGCCCTTCTTACCTGGAGCTATGGTTGCATTGAGAACCAGCATGCGTAACAAATATCATATCAGTGTAGGTCACTAATATTCACTATCAACAAATCTAGAGTGTTGCTGAAAATTCGTGTTGTAATTTGAATAATCTAAATGGTCTGTATGACATTGACGTTAAAGAAATGTGTTGATGTATTGTATTAAATttaatgtgtgtttttgaaGGGCTCTGTTTGTGATGACTGGGTCATGATGTCCTGCCTCGCCCCTTGCGGAATCTGCCAGATGGCTCGAGAACAGAAAATGAGAGGCTAAATAGAAAATATCCTGGAGGACagattattatattatataacaaaTACATGATTAtctttattatatatttgttcAAATGATCAAAACTGTACAACTGTTCAAATGACCCTATACCATGATCGTAGGACATTGAATTATGTTACATTCTTATAAAGCATCACAATAAATGTGGctaagtaataaataaatgtgtgaacAAGACATTTTTGTTAGGCTACAAGAGGCTTTGTCTATTATTGCGTCTAGCCTGAAACCCTTTTTGTTCCTCTTTTGGTTCGTGTGAAAAGAGAACCCCCATTTTAAAGTAAGAGAAAGATAGTTTGCAATAGTTGAAAATCTGGAATGATTTCATAAAGGTAAGTACTGAATAACATCATCATTTAAatctaaaaattatttcttttaagTAAACAAGGTAATACTGTCTTGAAGAATAGAAGATATTGGGTTATTTTAATGCTCATTGGTTTCAAATCGAGTCTGAGATTTTTATAGTCGTATGTGTGTGACTGCTGTTATGTCAACAATAGAGACCTATTAATTCAGAATATAGTTCAAGATATGTTTAATATTCTGTTTAACATGACAACGCTAAGCTTTTATGTAATGTTAACAGTAATGTATCAGTATAGTTTGAGAAACAGAAGCTTGTGAAATAACGAATTgttattaaaaatgcatttacaaaTCATCCATCTACATTTTATTTACTCATGGAATTATTATGCATTACTCCTATTCTTTTATTCTGTAAGTTCTCAAATAGGATATTAATAGGGATTAAACTAAATCCAGAGGAAGTGCCAAGAACTCATTTCCTGATTTTAGTCACAtatgtatggtgattttattgagaAGAGTGATGAAGAACATTTAAGAGCAATgcctttttaaatgtacttcTCTATTTACATGTATTGCATGTATTAATAGACATTGGACAAATCctcttttctttttattaaatcatttttaataataaataaagtgaatctATACATTTAATCCATATTGACCATGTTGTACATTATGTGCATTGATCACGTATGTTTATTTcgaattttaaactgttttgctttcctttattctttctttttttctagcTGGCTGTAAATTGGACTAGGAGCTGTTTATCCTTTGCAAGTGAATATTCAAACCCAATACTACTGATTTATGGTGAATGCTATGAATGGGAAACATGTAAAATTGGAATGAAACTAAGTCTGAAAAAACATGGCAAATTCTGCATGTCGTGAGTTGGTCGTAAAAGCAATATTTACATGCCTATTTGAACTTGCCTTCAGCTACAGTTTCAGGAGTTGCATACAGATCCCAGATTATAACCGTACGACCTACAGATGTGTTAAACCGCACGAACCAGAAATAACTTCAATAGTGAGAGATTTGTTGCCCGCTGCGACGAACCTTACAGTGTCCTTTAGCAACCTCAAAGAAATTCCTGAAGGAACCTTCAAACATCTGCCTAATCTGAACGCCCTTGTTTTGGACTACAACCAGCTTAATAGCATCCACAAAGATGCTTTCAACAACCTGACAAAACTTAAGAGTTTGAACTTGTCCTGCAATGACATGACATCTCTCCATCGTAATGTCTTCAGTGACCTGCACAACCTTGAAGAGCTGCTCCTGGCAAACAACAGTCTGACTAACATTGACACGTCTCTCTTTTCCAATTTGTCGAACCTACAGACTCTAGACCTGCGCAGGAACTACCTGAAGAACTTCTCGGCTTTGGTTCAAAGCATAACACACCTGTCAAACTTGACCAAACTGGACCTTTCGTTTAACTTACTAACCACCCTGCATCACTCCGCCCCTCTGCCAGTGTCACTTGCCTGGCTCTATCTCAGTAATAATAATCTGTCTGAACTGGGATGTGATAAGAATTTTCTCATGTATGTCAAAGTGCTTGATTTCTCAGACAATGCGTTGCTGTCATCCCAGACTTTTCAGGGTCTGAATCTGGGGAACGTAACATACCTGCGTTTGCGTTTTACCAACGTCTCTGTAATCAGTCTTCTTAAAAATACCACTGTTCAACCTTGGAACATCGACTTCTCGGGTTTGAAACTGAAGGACAATAACATACATTCACTATGTGTTCTTTTGCGATCCCACAAGAAACAATTGCCCAAACTGATCCTCCAGAGCAATTTCATTAGATCTTTTGTcaacttcacatttaatcatTGCCCCAATATCACCAATATCATTGACCTCTCAC from Misgurnus anguillicaudatus chromosome 10, ASM2758022v2, whole genome shotgun sequence encodes the following:
- the cnfn gene encoding cornifelin homolog, producing MSYRTETINSQPQVVTSFTTSSASAEWSSSICDCCDNCGICLCGTFIPCILGCKVAQDHGESCCLPFLPGAMVALRTSMRNKYHISGSVCDDWVMMSCLAPCGICQMAREQKMRG